From a single Brettanomyces bruxellensis chromosome 5, complete sequence genomic region:
- the MET17 gene encoding Homocysteine synthase produces the protein MSKRLNFDTRCVQAGQEEPESANRARAVPIYATSSYVFKDSKNGADLFGLRTPGFIYARINNPTTDAFEKRMAALEGGSQAVATSSGLSAQLLAVLGCAHTGDNIISSSYLYGGTFNAFKNFEKWFNISPRFADGDDLESMKKLADDRTKAVYLESIGNPKYNVPDFKPIIEWAHSKGIAVVVDNTFGAGGYYCNPLELGADVVTHSATKWIDGHGTAIGGVVIYKDVTKDNGFKFSDYPEKYPQFSKPSGGYHGEILNEKFGDLAYIAYVRVELMRDLGPTLSPFAAFLMLNGLETLALRGEKHAKNALALAKWLKKSPYVAWVSYPGLEDHPYHKNAEKYLHNGYGAVLSFGVKPVANPSGDQFKESGPKVVDHLKIWSNLANVGDSKSLVINPWTTTHEQLSSEEKLASGVTPDLLRCAVGIENVEDLEADLEQAFHAVFDEQKK, from the exons ATGTCTAAAA GACTTAATTTCGACACCAGATGTGTCCAAGCTGGACAGGAAGAGCCAGAATCTGCCAACAGAGCAAGAGCTGTGCCAATTTACGCTACATCATCGTATGTGTTCAAGGACTCAAAGAACGGAGCTGATTTGTTCGGATTGAGAACACCAGGTTTCATTTATGCCAGAATCAACAACCCAACCACAGATGCTTTCGAGAAGAGAATGGCCGCTTTGGAAGGTGGTTCACAGGCAGTTGCCACTTCGTCTGGTCTGAGTGCCCAGCTGTTGGCAGTTTTGGGTTGCGCACACACCGGTGACAACATTATTTCCTCCAGTTACTTGTACGGTGGTACTTTCAACGCTTTCAAGAACTTCGAGAAGTGGTTCAACATCTCGCCACGTTTTGCCGACGGTGACGACCTCGAGtcgatgaagaagttggcCGATGACCGGACCAAGGCTGTGTACTTGGAATCTATCGGAAATCCAAAGTACAACGTTCCAGACTTCAAGCCAATCATCGAGTGGGCACACTCGAAGGGTATTGCAGTTGTCGTTGACAACACTTTTGGTGCCGGTGGCTACTACTGCAACCCATTGGAGTTGGGTGCAGATGTTGTTACGCATTCTGCCACCAAGTGGATCGATGGCCACGGAACTGCCATTGGAGGTGTTGTTATCTACAAAGACGTTACCAAGGACAACGGCTTCAAGTTCTCCGACTACCCAGAGAAGTACCCACAGTTCTCGAAGCCTTCCGGAGGTTACCACGGAGAGATCTTGAACGAGAAGTTCGGAGACTTGGCCTACATTGCCTATGTGAGAGTTGAGTTGATGAGAGACCTTGGACCTACTCTTTCTCCATTTGCCGCTTTCTTAATGCTCAACGGTTTGGAAACCTTGGCCTTGAGAGGTGAGAAGCATGCTAAGAACGCCTTGGCCTTGGCCAAGTGGTTGAAGAAGTCTCCATACGTTGCTTGGGTGTCATATCCCGGCTTGGAAGACCATCCTTACCACAAGAATGCCGAGAAGTACCTTCACAACGGTTACGGTGCCGTTCTGTCATTCGGTGTTAAGCCTGTTGCCAACCCATCGGGCGACCAGTTCAAGGAGAGCGGTCCAAAGGTTGTCGACCACTTGAAGATCTGGAGTAACTTGGCTAATGTTGGTGACTCCAAGTCTTTGGTCATCAACCCATGGACCACCACTCACGAGCAGTTGAGCTCTGAGGAGAAGCTAGCCTCTGGTGTGACCCCAGACTTGCTAAGATGTGCTGTTGGTATCGAGAACGTTGAGGATCTTGAGGCAGACTTGGAGCAGGCCTTCCATGCTGTTTTCGACGAGCAGAAGAAGTAA
- a CDS encoding uncharacterized protein (BUSCO:EOG09261P7G) → MSALLSADDLNDFITPSVACIKPVKGSNEGNEGEKGQKLEIEIDTQGKPVEVNKEGETRRLQRAQISLSDCLACSGCITSSEEVLMQQHSHKEFMKAMEKYKGQKIFVASISHQARASLSNALHLSVADVDRVLIKLFVERLGFAKVVGTGLGRRISLKQMCQQVIDASQKGDKDHKKPILTSICPGWLMYVEKTHPFLLPYLDNTKSPQQITGLLLKRTTAAELHIKPKEVYGLSVMPCFDKKLEAARQETDEQVDVDTVITPKEVLHLLEDLKIDLDQLIAKACADSSYADLGALYERFAPHNWLYPVESWTNDEGSASGGYAYHYLATLMHRQAASADCFEIRELEGRNPDIYELQLVNKVSEQVVARSAVVNGFRNIQNMVRKIKLSSQKGPRTSGRGRAVLRRRRMQKGHADPEHGSRDHEHAGQRVNLLECELIEVMACPHGCINGGGLISGPEDHHSAKIWVEQVLEKYRSIPNGDIGTDELEKWVQDWLENFTVCSSRLLKARFQRVEAPKDNATIAMTSTW, encoded by the coding sequence ATGAGTGCGCTTCTTTCTGCAGACGATTTGAACGACTTCATCACGCCAAGTGTGGCGTGCATTAAGCCGGTTAAAGGCAGCaatgaaggaaatgaaGGCGAAAAAGGTCAAAAGCTTGAAATCGAGATAGATACCCAGGGAAAGCCCGTGGAAGTGAACAAGGAGGGCGAAACAAGGCGTTTGCAGCGAGCCCAGATATCCCTATCGGACTGTCTTGCATGCTCGGGATGTATAACGTCTTCGGAAGAGGTGTTGATGCAGCAGCATTCACATAAAGAGTTTATGAAAGCGATGGAAAAGTACAAAGGACAGAAAATCTTCGTGGCAAGCATTAGCCACCAGGCCAGAGCATCGCTCTCAAATGCATTGCATCTTTCTGTGGCTGATGTGGACCGTGTGTTGATCAAATTGTTCGTTGAAAGACTTGGTTTTGCCAAAGTGGTGGGGACCGGACTTGGCCGGCGGATAAGCCTCAAACAGATGTGTCAGCAGGTGATTGACGCATCCCAGAAGGGGGATAAAGACCACAAGAAACCGATATTGACGTCGATATGCCCTGGATGGCTGATGTATGTGGAGAAAACACATCCTTTCCTTCTTCCATACTTGGACAACACCAAATCTCCTCAACAGATCACAGGTCTTCTTCTCAAGCGTACAACTGCAGCTGAGCTGCATATCAAGCCAAAGGAGGTGTACGGGTTGTCAGTAATGCCGTGCTTTGACAAAAAACTAGAGGCTGCCCGTCAGGAAACAGATGAGCAGGTGGATGTGGACACTGTGATCACACCCAAGGAGGTTTTGCATCTATTGGAAGATCTGAAGATTGACTTGGACCAGCTTATTGCTAAGGCATGTGCAGACTCCTCGTATGCCGATTTGGGGGCTCTGTATGAGCGATTTGCTCCCCATAATTGGCTGTATCCGGTCGAATCTTGGACAAACGATGAGGGATCGGCATCTGGTGGCTATGCGTACCACTATTTGGCAACCTTAATGCACAGACAGGCTGCTAGTGCGGATTGCTTTGAAATCAGAGAGCTGGAGGGTCGAAATCCGGATATATACGAGCTTCAATTGGTCAACAAGGTCTCAGAACAGGTTGTGGCCAGAAGTGCCGTGGTAAACGGCTTTAGAAATATCCAGAATATGGTCAGAAAGATTAAGCTGTCATCCCAAAAGGGGCCACGGACTAGCGGAAGGGGTAGGGCCGTcttaagaagaagaagaatgcaaaAGGGACACGCAGATCCAGAGCACGGGTCACGTGACCACGAGCATGCGGGACAGCGAGTAAATCTTCTAGAATGCGAGCTGATCGAGGTTATGGCATGCCCACATGGATGCATTAATGGCGGGGGACTGATCAGTGGCCCTGAGGATCATCATTCGGCGAAAATATGGGTGGAGCAAGTTTTGGAAAAGTACAGAAGCATTCCAAATGGCGACATAGGCACTGATGAGCTTGAGAAATGGGTTCAGGACTGGCTCGAGAACTTTACTGTGTGCAGTAGCAGACTTCTGAAGGCGAGATTTCAGCGTGTGGAAGCTCCAAAGGACAACGCTACTATTGCTATGACTTCTACATGGTGA
- a CDS encoding uncharacterized protein (BUSCO:EOG092652TN): protein MRPAWTAAKKILSSSKRSPLLPPLKLYREILRAHRKLPKAQKELGDEYVKAEFRAHKNIDNPLQIVGFLSSWQNYLVVVKKNTHDDWKKYRIPEKLLEKMSDDQIIQFYELMKETRNIYSDKHVEEETRVEKRTE from the coding sequence ATGAGACCAGCATGGACAGCAGCCAAGAAAATATTGAGCTCATCAAAGAGATCGCCTCTTTTACCACCTCTAAAACTTTATAGAGAAATACTGAGGGCTCATAGAAAGCTCCCGAAAGCTCAAAAAGAGCTGGGAGACGAGTATGTGAAAGCAGAATTTAGGGCACACAAGAATATCGACAATCCATTACAGATAGTTGGATTTCTATCATCCTGGCAGAACTATTTGGTTGTGgtaaaaaagaatacaCACGATGACtggaaaaaatacagaatACCTGAAAAACTCTTAGAAAAGATGAGCGATGACCAGATTATCCAGTTCTATGAGCTTATGAAGGAGACTCGCAACATATACAGTGACAAacatgttgaagaagagacACGTGTGGAAAAAAGGACGGAGTAA
- a CDS encoding uncharacterized protein (SECRETED:SignalP(1-22)), whose product MALFTKLRTAVVVMAIATVAYADSHAGMSMDDKSKDADERLATLRKGLQLKFVHWFISVAFLVVTPAFGACYALADRFRPAVGIQAVAGVYSIVEALVLRFPDPQGHENRTSRGTAWFLMLFYALVVVNGAVCEGASMAAKLRDSRIGRIASRLSPMSYKVMSVLLCECGFLKAGMNIIAMLGFCYNDHTGQCNAHGIMGMSFIAYGLFLATMVVIPWLRVNRHRYSQEMYDSAMITAWGIVNTFTEHRPWQPWSHHDYQHTSMGIIFWACGMLGMFLSRHHKRNFMPALTLIFTGYAMGQHSQHTMTSEKLHSFFGLVLMFGGASRIAEISFLLGDADSDPSGRILSFQYMPPLALVSAGILFMCANEEQVQLVIDMGADHAAYILIALSASCLVLLFFIAMLEFYLYLRGYSPESNQPYNTLGDGDDLESQESPDIQSGDPRDTEFQLDDLSSLDEH is encoded by the coding sequence ATGGCTCTATTTACGAAATTGCGGACAGCCGTCGTCGTGATGGCGATTGCGACGGTGGCGTACGCCGACAGCCATGCCGGAATGAGCATGGACGACAAGAGCAAGGATGCAGACGAGCGGTTGGCAACACTAAGGAAAGGGCTGCAGCTGAAATTCGTGCACTGGTTTATATCGGTTGCATTTTTGGTCGTGACGCCTGCATTTGGCGCGTGCTACGCCCTGGCAGACCGCTTCAGGCCCGCGGTGGGCATCCAGGCGGTGGCAGGTGTGTATTCCATCGTGGAAGCCCTTGTGCTGCGGTTCCCAGACCCCCAGGGGCACGAAAATCGGACTTCGCGCGGTACGGCGTGGTTCCTCATGCTTTTTTACGCACTCGTGGTGGTGAACGGGGCCGTTTGTGAGGGGGCAAGCATGGCAGCCAAGCTACGGGACTCGAGGATTGGCAGGATTGCCTCCAGACTCTCGCCAATGTCCTACAAAGTGATGTCTGTGCTACTTTGCGAGTGCGGCTTCCTCAAGGCCGGAATGAACATTATCGCCATGTTGGGCTTCTGCTACAACGACCATACCGGCCAGTGCAACGCCCACGGCATTATGGGCATGTCCTTCATCGCGTATGGCTTGTTCCTCGCGACAATGGTTGTGATTCCGTGGTTGCGTGTTAATCGACACAGATACTCGCAGGAAATGTATGATTCGGCAATGATCACCGCCTGGGGTATCGTGAACACATTCACGGAACACCGGCCATGGCAACCATGGTCTCACCACGATTACCAGCACACAAGTATGGGGATAATCTTCTGGGCATGCGGAATGCTCGGCATGTTTCTCTCCAGGCACCACAAGCGCAATTTCATGCCTGCTTTGACCTTGATATTCACCGGTTATGCCATGGGGCAGCATTCCCAGCACACCATGACCTCGGAAAAGCTCCACTCGTTCTTTGGGCTGGTGCTTATGTTCGGCGGAGCGTCCCGGATTGCCGAAATAAGCTTCTTGTTGGGAGATGCCGACTCCGACCCTTCCGGCCGCATCCTCTCTTTCCAGTACATGCCTCCCTTGGCACTTGTATCTGCCGGGATCCTGTTCATGTGTGCAAACGAGGAGCAAGTCCAGCTTGTTATTGACATGGGTGCAGATCATGCTGCCTACATTTTGATCGCACTCAGTGCCTCCTGCCTCgttcttctctttttcattgCAATGCTTGAATTCTATCTTTATCTTCGTGGCTACAGCCCGGAGAGCAACCAGCCTTACAACACTTTGGGGGATGGCGATGACCTTGAGAGTCAGGAAAGCCCGGATATACAGTCCGGAGATCCCCGGGACACCGAGTTCCAGCTTGATGATCTGTCGAGTCTGGATGAGCATTAG
- a CDS encoding uncharacterized protein (MEROPS:MER0002895) → MFKKWKTEKDAPGSKGSGASSGAGSHAAGGASAAAVSLSGAPDAVGKSAANGSAGLAAGGATAGGASNGAGATKMVAAAANGKELQRKLDLNKIYQDDDYDESLEYKVINKDNPELPYGDGSDKIFGMENYGYTCYINSIMQALYHTGELRKAILEYPPRDAAHPRKRKLRVKGEKPRGFVAAVQAQAGVRAPVNAPKNDAPLGNPIKKPGSKVRNMFSHGSDEASRKGGSDRKSMNSSYSSTLNESQRSGSSGVADSGSDSAGGGYPPEDMELERTTVARYPLFKALGVRFYLNQQSNVTVVGATKNPADTSEQRKRHALTHGPIINLDVSFSAQYGMRPSVFTSVKDAFEAMAENSAKKGVLSAYYLLDMVKKKNANFRGAMHQDAHELLNFVVNSVIETVGEDVRARGAPTGGDAGAGASAHAADAIGAMFSGILTSETKCLTCENVSTRDERFLDLSIDLQPNTSLTNCLRMFSHSEMLSGSNKFFCETCHSLQEASKTIKLKKVPKILALHLKRFKYSEKLGRMVKLFYRVEYTKTIRIFNTTDDAEASDKLYELYAIVVHIGGGPYHGHYVSMVRTPKFGWLLFDDETVESIDESFVFRFFGDGPGLSTAYLLFYHEVADPDNYEKRRVFNGLDDDEDTENFNHQPPGAPGVDGSDNHSTISTASSGKSKLRSRLGFNFMKL, encoded by the coding sequence ATGTTcaagaaatggaaaacaGAGAAGGATGCGCCGGGTTCGAAGGGATCTGGCGCCAGCAGCGGTGCGGGTTCGCATGCCGCAGGGGGTGCGTCGGCGGCCGCCGTTTCATTGAGCGGAGCGCCAGATGCGGTGGGGAAGAGCGCTGCAAATGGGTCTGCTGGTCTGGCCGCAGGGGGTGCAACTGCGGGAGGCGCAAGTAATGGCGCTGGCGCAACGAAGATGGTCGCGGCTGCCGCAAACGGTAAGGAGTTGCAGCGCAAGCTCGACCTGAACAAGATATACCAGGATGATGATTATGACGAAAGCCTGGAATACAAAGTGATAAACAAGGACAATCCAGAATTGCCATATGGGGATGGTTCGGACAAGATTTTTGGAATGGAAAATTACGGATACACGTGTTATATTAACTCGATTATGCAGGCGCTATACCACACTGGAGAGCTCCGCAAGGCGATACTGGAGTATCCGCCACGGGACGCTGCGCATCCGCGCAAGCGCAAGTTGCGCGTCAAGGGCGAGAAGCCGCGCGGGTTTGTTGCTGCGGTTCAAGCGCAGGCGGGTGTGCGGGCGCCGGTGAATGCGCCAAAGAATGACGCTCCACTAGGGAACCCGATTAAAAAGCCAGGCTCCAAGGTGCGCAACATGTTCTCCCACGGGTCAGATGAAGCGTCTAGGAAAGGAGGTAGCGACCGCAAGAGTATGAACTCATCGTATTCGAGCACTCTGAACGAGAGCCAGCGCAGCGGTAGCAGCGGCGTCGCGGACAGCGGAAGCGACAGCGCCGGCGGCGGATATCCGCCGGAGGACATGGAGCTCGAGCGCACGACGGTGGCGCGGTACCCGCTATTCAAAGCGCTAGGGGTGCGCTTCTACCTGAACCAGCAGTCGAACGTGACGGTGGTGGGCGCAACGAAGAACCCGGCGGACACGTCGGAGCAGCGCAAGCGGCATGCGCTCACGCACGGGCCGATAATCAACCTGGATGTCTCGTTTAGCGCGCAGTATGGCATGCGCCCGAGCGTCTTTACGAGCGTCAAGGATGCATTTGAAGCAATGGCGGAAAACAGCGCCAAAAAGGGCGTTCTTTCCGCGTACTACCTGCTCGATatggtgaagaagaagaatgcgAACTTCCGGGGCGCAATGCACCAGGATGCGCACGAGTTGCTCAACTTCGTGGTGAACAGCGTGATCGAGACTGTGGGGGAGGATGTGCGCGCACGGGGTGCGCCTACTGGCGGGGATGCGGGTGCGGGTGCATCAGCGCATGCCGCAGACGCAATCGGCGCCATGTTCTCCGGCATCCTCACAAGCGAGACTAAGTGTCTCACATGCGAGAATGTCTCAACACGTGACGAGCGCTTCTTGGACCTTTCCATCGACTTGCAGCCAAACACTTCTCTCACAAACTGTCTCCGGATGTTCTCGCACAGTGAAATGCTTTCTGGATCCAACAAGTTCTTTTGTGAAACATGCCATTCTCTACAGGAAGCATCGAAAACAATCAAGCTCAAGAAGGTGCCGAAGATTCTCGCGTTGCATTTGAAGCGGTTCAAGTACTCGGAGAAGCTCGGGCGTATGGTGAAGCTCTTTTACCGTGTGGAATACACCAAAACGATCAGAATCTTCAATACTACCGATGACGCAGAGGCATCCGACAAGTTATACGAGTTGTATGCGATCGTCGTGCACATAGGAGGTGGCCCATACCACGGGCATTACGTGTCGATGGTGCGGACGCCGAAATTCGGATGGCTTCTGTTTGACGACGAGACCGtcgagtcgatcgacgagAGTTTTGTGTTCCGGTTTTTCGGCGACGGTCCGGGACTATCGACCGCATACTTGCTCTTCTACCACGAGGTCGCCGACCCGGACAATTACGAGAAGCGTCGTGTTTTTAACGGGCTAGATGACGATGAGGACACCGAGAACTTCAACCACCAGCCGCCGGGTGCTCCGGGGGTTGATGGCTCCGATAATCATTCCACTATCAGTACTGCATCTTCTGGAAAGAGCAAGCTCAGGTCCAGGTTGGGTTTTAATTTCATGAAGCTGTAG
- a CDS encoding uncharacterized protein (SECRETED:SignalP(1-18)) — translation MLRLFIVYALLLTNNVIAYSTRWNPDFPGASLITTPESLEGTLSVVTTTSTSTSSTSSTSSTSSTSSTSSTSSTSSTSSTSSTSSTSSTSSTSSTSSTSSTTSTSSISSSTSTSSTTLTLSTSSTTSISSTLISSTTTSSSSSQIFSTPSTISTLSTPSTLSTSSASSTPSTSSTFSTPSTSSTVSTSFASSTFSSSNPTELSTSTFIPTTPSTTDTSGTSSSSITSSSFVTFTLATTDSQVLTTFFSDSYSSGISTQISTNDIFTVSSFISPDLDVTTFTTTSCEGTITYTIVITVTSYSTSAGTYKYTSTADTISFGNLPIATSDSFLDTTSATFESVTDAAGTKTVTTTDCPTTSSTSTEIFVSASHSTIESYLVTKSSAILKSTEEISHTKIGESSAALSPPKTSYDSDTLYTTVTITTCDSQGSTYVTVTSYPKYYFSSEFVSGISSTGGAVTTRANYLTEWKNTTSTTISDIDSQNTYDSSLSLTELITAVNSTSSETSSFDDCQIFTTTIFLWRNATSVMMKFPSTASTLTTSGFIFIGLITFMVVILI, via the exons ATGTTGCGCCTCTTCATAGTCTatgctcttcttttgacTAATAATGTCATTGCTTACAGCACAAGG tGGAATCCAGATTTTCCGGGAGCTAGTTTAATAACAACACCGGAGTCTCTTGAGGGAACACTTTCTGTTGTGACTACAACCTCAACCTCAACTTCATCTACTTCATCTACTTCATCTACTTCATCTACTTCATCTACTTCATCTACTTCATCTACTTCATCTACTTCATCTACTTCATCTACTTCATCTACTTCATCTACTTCATCTACTTCATCTACTTCATCtacttcatcaacaacttcTACTTCATCCATCTCATCATCCACTTCCACTTCATCAACTACTTTGACCCTTTCcacttcatcaacaacttcaatatcatcaactttgatttcttcaacaacaacatcTTCTTCGTCCTCACAAATTTTCTCAACTCCTTCAACCATTTCAACTTTATCAACTCCTTCCACATTGTCTACTTCCTCAGCTTCCTCGACTCCCTCAACTTCCTCAACTTTTTCAACcccttcaacttcatcaaccGTTTCAACATCCTTCGCTTCTTCCacattctcttcttctaaCCCTACCGAACTTTCAACATCAACGTTTATTCCAACTACACCTTCCACCACAGATACTTCTGGTACTTCGTCTTCCTCCAtaacatcttcatcatttgttACCTTCACCTTGGCTACTACAGACTCACAGGTTCTTAccacttttttctctgattcatattcttcagGTATATCAACTCAGATCAGTACCAATGACATCTTTACTGTGTCATCATTTATATCCCCTGATTTGGATGTTACCACTTTTACCACCACAAGTTGTGAGGGTACAATTACGTACACAATTGTCATCACAGTAACTTCCTATTCAACAAGTGCTGGCACCTACAAGTATACAAGTACCGCTGATACCATCTCTTTTGGAAACTTACCAATTGCTACTTCTGATTCTTTCTTGGACACAACATCGGCTACTTTTGAGTCTGTTACAGATGCAGCCGGGACCAAAACTGTTACTACAACAGATTGTCCaacaactagttcgacaAGTACagaaatttttgtttctgcaTCACACAGTACCATTGAAAGTTACCTTGTCACTAAGTCCTctgcaattttgaaatcaacCGAAGAAATATCTCACACAAAAATAGGTGAATCCTCAGCTGCTTTATCGCCTCCAAAAACGTCATATGATTCTGATACCCTTTACACCACTGTCACAATCACTACTTGCGACTCACAAGGAAGCACATATGTTACAGTGACCAGTTACCCAAAATATTACTTTTCTAGTGAATTTGTGAGTGGCATTTCTTCCACGGGTGGTGCTGTCACTACAAGAGCAAATTATTTGACTGAGTGGAAAAATACAACCTCTACCACAATTTCCGATATCGATTCTCAGAATACTTATGATTCTTCTTTGTCTCTTACAGAATTGATTACCGCAGTCAACTCGACTTCCTCGGAGACCTCAAGCTTTGATGATTGCCAAATCTTTACTAcaaccatttttttgtggAGAAACGCTACTTCAGtaatgatgaaattccCTTCAACTGCCTCAACACTTACCACTTCAGGATTCATCTTTATTGGTTTGATAACATTTATGGTGGTTATTCTCATTTGA
- a CDS encoding uncharacterized protein (BUSCO:EOG09261N64) has translation MTAIPFKENTVIVVFGASGDLARKKTFPALFGLFREGYLSDTTRIIGYARTKMTVEEFHSRIKEHFDIRDGAQDLVGRFLDMCTYESAQYDQPEGYKKLTVGIEEFEASRCVDRPHRLFYLALPPAVFIPVAERVRKYCHPGKKGVARLIVEKPFGRDLATARELQEKLAPLWKEDELFRIDHYLGKEMVKNLIPLRFANSFLHACWNNQYISSIQIEFKEPFGTEGRGGYFDNIGIIRDVIQNHLLQVLTLLAMERPISGDAESIRNEKVHLLRAIKPLNKENVLVGQYARSEDGKKPGYLDDKTVQPGSKCITYAALTLEICNERWEGVPVILRAGKALNEGKVEIRVQFKETKNGIFSHVSRNELVIRVQPNEAMYMKMNTKIPGVSNRMVVSDLDLTYSQRYNKFYIPQAYESLIRDALNDNHSNFVRDDELDISWSLFTPLLEYLEGPDGPDPVPYPYGSRGPPQLNDYLAKNGYVYQGRAGGYQWPVTTPEGAHRSKM, from the coding sequence ATGACAGCAATTCcattcaaagaaaatacagtGATCGTGGTGTTTGGAGCATCAGGCGACTTGGCCAGAAAAAAGACATTTCCAGCCCTCTTTGGGCTTTTTAGAGAAGGATATCTGTCTGACACAACCCGGATTATCGGGTATGCAAGGACAAAAATGACAGTTGAGGAGTTCCACAGCAGGATAAAGGAGCATTTCGACATTCGAGACGGAGCGCAAGACCTAGTGGGGCGTTTTTTGGACATGTGCACGTACGAAAGTGCCCAGTACGACCAGCCTGAAGGATACAAGAAGTTGACGGTAGGCATCGAGGAGTTCGAGGCGTCGAGatgcgtcgatcgacctcACCGACTCTTCTACTTGGCTCTCCCGCCTGCAGTTTTCATCCCTGTGGCCGAAAGAGTGCGGAAATACTGCCATCCGGGGAAAAAGGGGGTTGCAAGGTTGATTGTGGAGAAGCCGTTTGGCCGAGACCTCGCGACAGCACGCGAGTTGCAGGAAAAGTTGGCTCCACTTTGGAAAGAAGACGAGCTTTTCCGGATAGATCACTACTTGGGCAAGGAGATGGTGAAGAACTTGATCCCGCTTCGTTTTGCCAACTCGTTTCTTCATGCTTGCTGGAATAACCAGTACATCAGCAGCATCCAGATCGAGTTCAAGGAGCCGTTCGGCACAGAGGGCCGGGGAGGATATTTTGACAACATAGGGATTATTCGGGACGTGATCCAGAACCACTTGCTTCAGGTTTTGACGCTTTTGGCCATGGAAAGGCCTATTTCCGGCGATGCCGAGTCCATCCGGAACGAGAAGGTGCATCTTCTGCGTGCAATAAAGCCGTTGAACAAGGAAAATGTGCTTGTTGGCCAGTATGCGAGGTCCGAGGACGGGAAAAAGCCCGGATACCTCGATGATAAAACCGTTCAGCCCGGTTCTAAGTGCATTACGTACGCAGCACTGACTTTGGAGATATGCAATGAGAGGTGGGAGGGTGTTCCGGTGATTCTCCGGGCTGGAAAAGCACTAAATGAGGGAAAAGTCGAGATCCGGGTCCAGTTTAAGGAGACGAAAAACGGCATTTTTTCGCACGTGAGCCGGAACGAGCTCGTGATTCGTGTGCAGCCAAACGAGGCCATGTACATGAAGATGAACACCAAGATTCCAGGTGTTTCCAACCGCATGGTCGTCAGTGACTTGGACTTGACATACAGCCAGCGGTACAACAAGTTCTACATTCCACAGGCCTACGAGTCCTTGATTCGTGATGCGTTGAACGACAACCACTCCAATTTCGTCCGTGATGACGAGTTGGACATCTCCTGGTCTCTTTTCACGCCTCTTTTGGAGTATCTCGAGGGTCCTGATGGTCCTGACCCTGTTCCTTATCCTTACGGCTCCAGAGGACCTCCCCAGTTGAACGATTACTTGGCTAAAAACGGCTACGTCTACCAGGGACGTGCTGGCGGCTACCAGTGGCCCGTTACCACACCCGAGGGGGCTCATAGGAGTAAGATGTGA
- a CDS encoding uncharacterized protein (MEROPS:MER0000549~BUSCO:EOG09264441) translates to MFRNNYDNDVTTFSPTGRIFQVEYALEAIKQGSAAVGLASKNHVVLVALKRNAEELGSYQKKVIKIDEHMGVALAGLAPDARVLSNFLRQQAMTSKMVFNRPLSVAKAVYSIADKAQDNTQSAGGRPYGVGLLIAGVDESGPHLYEFQPSGSVLEYYGTAIGARSQAARTFLEDNYENFADATKEKLIEYGLTALRDTLAQDKELNLHNTTVAVVGKDEPLKVYDDDEVQQWLDLLDTLSNSRHRAADDDDDSSSDSGDDGDDGKDNKEAEKKEDGDGDKMDTD, encoded by the exons ATG TTCAGAAACAATTATGATAACGACGTGACGACATTCTCGCCGACGGGTCGTATTTTCCAAGTGGAATATGCTTTAGAAGCAATCAAGCAAGGATCAGCAGCGGTGGGGCTTGCGTCGAAAAACCACGTTGTATTAGTGGCTCTGAAGAGGAATGCGGAGGAGCTAGGCTCATACCAGAAGAAAGTCATCAAGATAGATGAGCACATGGGTGTGGCATTGGCGGGATTGGCACCGGATGCCCGAGTTCTTTCGAATTTCTTACGTCAGCAGGCAATGACTTCTAAAATGGTGTTTAACCGGCCATTGAGCGTGGCAAAAGCTGTTTATTCGATTGCAGACAAGGCTCAGGACAACACACAGAGTGCCGGCGGACGGCCGTATGGTGTTGGGTTGCTTATTGCAGGTGTGGATGAGAGCGGACCACATTTGTACGAATTCCAACCTTCAGGATCGGTGTTGGAGTATTACGGAACGGCAATAGGGGCCAGATCGCAGGCTGCACGGACATTTTTGGAGGATAACTACGAGAATTTTGCCGATGCAACGAAGGAAAAGCTCATTGAGTATGGTTTGACTGCCTTGAGAGACACTTTGGCCCAGGATAAGGAGCTCAATCTACACAATACGACAGTTGCAGTTGTTGGAAAAGACGAGCCACTCAAGGTTtatgacgatgatgaagtTCAGCAATGGCTTGATTTGTTGGACACGCTTTCAAACAGCAGACACAGAgctgctgatgatgatgatgacagtAGCAGTGACAGTGGAGACGATGGAGATGATGGTAAAGATAACAAGGAGgcagagaagaaggaagatgGTGACGGCGACAAGATGGATACCGATTAG